The Paenibacillus sp. FSL H7-0357 nucleotide sequence AGACCAGACAGCCGTTGATGCGTCCGGCGGAGAATGTGACTGTCAACTCCCGCAAGGAATCCATGCTGGTCATGCTCGTTCCGGTTAAACCAAATGATCCGTTCCCCTATGGGACCGTTGTGTACCTGATGAAAGAATCGAAGCTGACCGGCGTCATGGATTCGATTCTCAGGAATTTCTCGGGAAGCAGTTATATCTTCAGCGCCACCGGTGAGGTGCTGACGACGAACAGCCACGGCGTCAACCTGCCCAAGGAGGAACTGAACACCTTATCTACACTTGAGCCGGGCATACATAGTCTCGAGCTGGACGGTGAACAGTATTCTGTCGTCTCTGTACAATCCGAAGAAAATGGCTGGACCTACGTGACCACGATGCCAAGCTTCCAATTTTTTAGCCGCGTTGCCCATGTCCAGACGCTGATCCTGCTCGTCTTCTGTATTACGGTCATCACCGGCATAGCGGCTGCACTGCTGCTGGCCAAACGGCAGTACCATCCGATCAAGGATCTGATGGAGTTCGCCAAGCTGAGAGGCAGCGACAACGAGTCTCTCAAGCTCCGTAACGAATGGGAATGGATCCGGCAAACGCTTCATGAATACAGTGCCAGAATTGATCTGCAGGAGCCGTTTGTCCGCAATCAGTGTATGCTGCTGCTGCTCAAGCACGGCAAGCCGGATGATCCCGAGATTGAACAGATGATTCTTAGCGCCGGCCTTAGGCATCCGCAAGGACAAGACCTCTATTTCTCGGCCATCCTGTCCTGGGATAACACTGAGCCGGGGGCCGGCTCCTCACATGAACGCCATCTGCTGCAGGAGATGCTCAGCAATATATGCCTGCCCGGTCCTGATGCCCAGATTTTCGGTGTTGAATTCTCAGCCAAGAACCAGTTTGCCCTGATTATTTCACTTCCCGGCGATGAGGAAGGACCGGTTCAGAGCCGCATGGAGCAGGTTATTGAAGCTATTCAAGCTGTGATTCGCGAGCACTCGCAGCTGGCGCTGAGCATCGGTGTCGGCATGGCCTACAGGGACTTGGCGCGGCTCAATCAATCCTTCATCGAAGCCGCTGCAGCGCTGGAGCACCGGATGATCCGGCGCAGCGGGCAAGTGACCTACTTTGAGCAGCTGACCGAGCCGAATCCGCCTGCCGCCGAGAACTTCTGGATTCCGCGCAAATCCATGCTGAAGCTGGAGCAGAGCCTTAAGCAGGGCAATGAATCCGTTGCCCGGCAAATGATTGCTGACACCATCGACACAATCAAGGATGAGCCGCTGCAGGCTGGTCTGCTGCGCTGCATTTGTTTCGATCTGCTGAACGCTTTTCTGCGCACGGCCTCCGAGCTTGGTATGGACGAAGTGTTCGCAGATATGCCGGGACTGACCTCCTTCGAGACTCTCGAAGAGCTGGAGAGCCGCCTGCGCTCTCTGGCCACCGCCATCTGTGAGCAGGTTGAGCGGAATACGGAGACAGGTGAGTCCACATTAATGGACGACATACTTGCTTACGTAGACCAGCAGTTCGCAGATTATACACTCAGCCTGGAGCATGTGGCGCTGAAGTTCGCCATATCGACCTCTTATTTAAGCCGGAGCTTCAAAGAGAAGACCGGCAGCAATTTCTCACAGTATATCTGGCAGCGGCGGGTGGATGAGGTCATCCGGCTGCTGGAGAATACGAGTGCACCGCTTAAGGAAATCATTGAGCAGGTGGGTTATCTGGATGCGCCGAATTTCATCCGCAAGTTCAAAAAAGAAACCGGTCTGACGCCGGGACAGTACCGCAAGGACCATGCCTTGAAGGGAACTGCTGCGAAAAGACCGGTTTAAATTGGCGAAGCTTCCGCCCTTTCTTTATATGTTTTGGGGCCCCCGCAAGTACCTGAGTAAACATCCAAGTGGAAACTGCTTTGCCGTCCTTTTTGTAGGACGGTATCGTTTCAGCGAGAAATAGAAGGATAATTTACAATGCGAAGCATATAAATTCTGCCCTGAAAATAAAGTTTCTTCAGAACACCAAAAGTACACATACCAAAACAAACCCCATGTTTTTATTTTTTT carries:
- a CDS encoding helix-turn-helix domain-containing protein, producing the protein MAKSALKSSLLARFRLNWNHLKSKLLMKYALSYILMFLIPLTAVTIFVYENAVKGLRVEIEQSNVNQLNQVKNTIDTRMVELQEISGRIAYDRHLTPYMVRHPYYSLEAIQALANYKASSSIAEDLFLYFHDDSNIYSYRGLADLDVTFNTLYQFEHWTPENIRQALNETRQPLMRPAENVTVNSRKESMLVMLVPVKPNDPFPYGTVVYLMKESKLTGVMDSILRNFSGSSYIFSATGEVLTTNSHGVNLPKEELNTLSTLEPGIHSLELDGEQYSVVSVQSEENGWTYVTTMPSFQFFSRVAHVQTLILLVFCITVITGIAAALLLAKRQYHPIKDLMEFAKLRGSDNESLKLRNEWEWIRQTLHEYSARIDLQEPFVRNQCMLLLLKHGKPDDPEIEQMILSAGLRHPQGQDLYFSAILSWDNTEPGAGSSHERHLLQEMLSNICLPGPDAQIFGVEFSAKNQFALIISLPGDEEGPVQSRMEQVIEAIQAVIREHSQLALSIGVGMAYRDLARLNQSFIEAAAALEHRMIRRSGQVTYFEQLTEPNPPAAENFWIPRKSMLKLEQSLKQGNESVARQMIADTIDTIKDEPLQAGLLRCICFDLLNAFLRTASELGMDEVFADMPGLTSFETLEELESRLRSLATAICEQVERNTETGESTLMDDILAYVDQQFADYTLSLEHVALKFAISTSYLSRSFKEKTGSNFSQYIWQRRVDEVIRLLENTSAPLKEIIEQVGYLDAPNFIRKFKKETGLTPGQYRKDHALKGTAAKRPV